From bacterium, the proteins below share one genomic window:
- a CDS encoding SDR family oxidoreductase: MSEIRFDDRVAVITGAGGGLGKTYALDFAKRGGKVVVNDLGGAADGTGGGSSMADQTVKEINEAGGTAVANYDSVATPEGGESIIQTALDNFGQVDIVVNNAGILRDKSFAKLTPEELEIVLDVHLKGAFFVSQPAFRAMKERNYGRFVFTASAAGLLGNFGQTNYGAAKMGLVGLSNVLAVEGKKNNILSNVIAPIARTRLTEELMGELSKLIDPEQVTPLVTYLCSEACETTHSIYSVGGGKFSRMFIGVAEGWFAGQGSTPTAEDIAANWSTIDSDAGYVIPDSIGHEISSLLAAFKGEG, from the coding sequence ATGAGTGAAATCCGATTCGACGACCGCGTCGCCGTCATCACCGGGGCCGGCGGCGGCCTCGGCAAGACCTACGCCCTCGACTTCGCCAAGCGCGGCGGCAAGGTCGTCGTGAACGACCTGGGCGGCGCCGCGGACGGCACCGGCGGCGGCTCCAGCATGGCCGACCAGACCGTCAAGGAGATCAACGAGGCAGGCGGCACGGCCGTCGCCAACTACGACTCGGTCGCGACGCCGGAAGGCGGCGAGTCGATCATCCAGACGGCCCTCGACAACTTCGGCCAGGTCGACATCGTCGTGAACAACGCGGGCATCCTGCGCGACAAGTCCTTCGCGAAGCTCACGCCGGAAGAGCTCGAGATCGTGCTCGACGTCCATCTGAAGGGCGCCTTCTTCGTCTCGCAGCCGGCCTTCCGCGCCATGAAGGAGCGCAACTACGGCCGCTTCGTGTTCACGGCGTCGGCCGCCGGCCTGCTCGGCAACTTCGGCCAGACCAACTACGGCGCGGCCAAGATGGGCCTCGTCGGTCTGTCGAACGTGCTCGCGGTCGAGGGCAAGAAGAACAACATCCTCTCGAACGTGATCGCGCCGATCGCTCGTACCCGCCTCACCGAGGAGCTGATGGGTGAGCTCTCGAAGCTGATCGATCCCGAGCAGGTGACCCCGCTCGTGACCTACCTCTGCTCCGAGGCCTGCGAGACGACCCACTCGATCTACTCGGTCGGCGGCGGCAAGTTCTCGCGCATGTTCATCGGCGTCGCCGAGGGCTGGTTCGCCGGCCAGGGCAGCACGCCGACGGCCGAGGACATCGCGGCCAACTGGAGCAC